In Bacteriovorax stolpii, a single genomic region encodes these proteins:
- a CDS encoding M16 family metallopeptidase: MQYEMSTLKNKLKTLFVHQPGSTAGTVQIWFRAGSALEQTDNEGIAHFLEHMFFKGTATRPGAMIAHDVESFGGEINAFTSFDYTCYYINTPNTKMGNSIDILLDMVSHPMFKEEDLIPERNVVFEEFRRSIDSPSQFAFARLQNSAFEGAYAHQILGREETIKNFSIEQLNYFRKNFYNLSNALLIVAGDMSEKEEIIKTIEKYQLPEGPQSDFPEFNLKSQATTDMHQKEVGMTTLTMVIKSPTYSEKEAAAEDLAINCLGFGETSRLHNALVLDKTLANVASSSTMFMAKGGAHFIRLVFPHKNMTELLKKFLVTVKGALNEGLGNDEVAKIKNQYLSSKIYERESIESYAFSLGHSYAQNGDIKCEEEFIDKIKGTSPNAVNQSLKKIFMRDVHISIQLPKEANAQKTKKDLADFQKKLKELKVSLGGTAKAKYKIDRSNSDQQVELVKIKPGVSLIYRQNKMTPTFVLQAYLRGGLTEETVKTNGSYHLISAMLTKGHNKISFDKIKKSLEEKSSSISGFSGKNAYGLLMHGLSDNLQELFPHFRGALVSPDMPTKYLNHEKQLAQRALVNQKEDPVKQCFKEVQRLFFGTHPYALSPIGTEKTLKSITQKSLLDTHKKNLKTKELVLTYCGDAELQEVLAMLEPLFAELPARKTQKVNFKKYKSTVNVESFIPFNREQTQIFYGIPCGKMGSPENLYLKMLTTHLSGQSSELFVEVRDRQGLCYSAQPVHFSAIEGGYFGIYMASGFDKVNPAIAAIKDIINRIKEHGLPEEDFTRIKNMIKGQNLINVQTNEDFASVYSVPVLQGQGLDYYHRSNKEIEDLQYEAFQANIKKILSQKWNTIVVGRSVKS; encoded by the coding sequence ATGCAATACGAGATGTCCACTTTAAAAAATAAGCTTAAGACCCTATTTGTCCATCAACCAGGCTCAACGGCCGGGACTGTACAAATCTGGTTTAGAGCAGGAAGTGCCTTAGAGCAAACCGATAACGAAGGGATTGCTCACTTTCTTGAGCACATGTTTTTTAAAGGAACGGCGACCAGACCAGGTGCCATGATCGCTCACGATGTCGAGTCTTTTGGTGGAGAGATCAACGCTTTCACATCGTTTGATTACACTTGTTATTACATCAACACTCCAAATACAAAAATGGGAAATTCAATTGATATCCTTCTGGATATGGTGTCTCACCCAATGTTTAAAGAAGAAGACCTGATCCCTGAGCGCAATGTTGTTTTCGAAGAATTTAGAAGATCAATCGATAGCCCAAGCCAATTTGCTTTCGCTAGACTTCAAAACTCTGCTTTTGAGGGAGCTTACGCTCACCAAATCTTAGGGCGTGAAGAAACAATTAAAAATTTCTCAATCGAACAATTAAATTACTTCCGAAAAAATTTCTATAATCTTTCCAATGCTCTTTTAATCGTTGCCGGTGACATGAGCGAAAAAGAAGAAATCATCAAAACAATTGAAAAGTATCAGTTACCGGAAGGACCTCAAAGTGACTTCCCGGAATTCAACCTGAAATCTCAGGCGACAACTGATATGCACCAGAAAGAAGTTGGTATGACGACTTTAACTATGGTGATTAAGTCTCCAACTTACTCAGAAAAAGAAGCGGCAGCTGAAGACCTGGCAATCAACTGCTTAGGTTTTGGTGAAACATCAAGATTACATAATGCCCTTGTTCTAGATAAGACACTAGCAAACGTAGCCTCTTCATCAACCATGTTTATGGCCAAAGGTGGAGCACACTTTATCAGACTGGTCTTCCCTCACAAAAACATGACAGAGCTTCTAAAGAAGTTCTTAGTAACAGTGAAAGGCGCTTTAAACGAAGGTCTAGGAAACGATGAAGTAGCAAAAATCAAAAATCAGTACCTTTCATCTAAAATTTATGAAAGAGAATCAATCGAATCTTACGCTTTCTCTCTAGGACACAGTTACGCTCAAAACGGCGATATCAAGTGCGAAGAAGAGTTTATCGACAAAATCAAAGGGACATCTCCCAATGCAGTTAACCAGTCTCTAAAGAAAATCTTTATGAGAGACGTCCATATCAGCATCCAGCTTCCAAAAGAGGCCAATGCTCAAAAGACTAAAAAAGATCTGGCCGATTTTCAAAAGAAACTAAAAGAACTTAAGGTGAGCCTGGGCGGGACTGCTAAAGCAAAATACAAAATCGACAGGTCTAACTCTGACCAGCAAGTTGAACTGGTTAAGATTAAGCCAGGTGTATCACTTATCTACCGTCAAAATAAAATGACTCCGACTTTCGTTCTTCAAGCTTACCTTCGTGGAGGGCTTACTGAAGAAACAGTTAAAACGAACGGAAGCTACCACTTAATCAGTGCTATGCTGACAAAAGGCCATAATAAAATCAGCTTCGATAAAATTAAAAAATCTTTAGAAGAAAAATCTTCAAGCATCTCTGGGTTCTCTGGGAAAAATGCTTACGGACTTCTAATGCATGGATTGAGCGACAATCTTCAGGAACTTTTCCCACACTTTAGAGGTGCCTTGGTTTCTCCAGATATGCCGACAAAATACCTAAACCACGAAAAGCAACTCGCTCAAAGAGCACTCGTTAACCAGAAAGAAGACCCGGTTAAACAATGTTTCAAAGAAGTTCAAAGACTTTTCTTTGGAACTCACCCTTACGCTCTAAGCCCGATTGGAACTGAAAAGACTCTAAAGTCGATCACACAAAAGTCTTTACTTGATACCCATAAGAAAAACCTTAAAACAAAAGAACTGGTTTTAACTTACTGCGGGGACGCTGAACTTCAAGAAGTTCTAGCGATGCTTGAGCCTCTTTTTGCAGAACTTCCTGCAAGAAAGACTCAAAAAGTTAACTTCAAAAAGTATAAATCGACAGTCAACGTTGAAAGCTTTATCCCGTTTAACCGTGAGCAAACTCAAATCTTCTATGGTATCCCTTGTGGAAAAATGGGTTCACCTGAAAACCTATACCTGAAAATGTTAACGACTCACCTTTCAGGTCAGTCTTCTGAACTTTTCGTTGAAGTAAGAGACCGCCAGGGTCTTTGTTACTCTGCTCAGCCAGTTCATTTCTCTGCGATTGAAGGTGGATACTTTGGGATTTATATGGCATCTGGGTTTGATAAGGTGAATCCTGCAATTGCAGCGATTAAAGACATTATCAACAGAATCAAAGAGCATGGCCTGCCAGAAGAAGACTTCACTCGTATTAAGAATATGATCAAAGGTCAGAATTTAATTAATGTTCAAACAAACGAAGACTTTGCGAGCGTTTACTCAGTTCCAGTTCTTCAAGGGCAAGGACTTGATTATTACCACAGAAGCAACAAGGAGATCGAAGATCTTCAATACGAAGCTTTCCAGGCCAATATCAAGAAGATCCTTTCTCAAAAATGGAACACAATCGTTGTTGGAAGATCGGTAAAGTCTTAA
- a CDS encoding ABC transporter ATP-binding protein codes for MSNEVILSVKDFSLSYEAKYYRAHNVRDLFVSMLKSPINYFLNAPDRLLVLSKISFDVKKGERVGILGANGVGKTSLCRYLSKIIASDKILLNGEARAIFETGLNIYPELTGRENAILLCELMYTNISRPEKKALVEEAILFSDLKDFANVPLKNYSKGMKARLFLSLLTAKTSDLIILDEVLGGTDQFFAEKLNSRINKMIEGSGASIIVSHNLDEVSLLCNRVIVLSDRSIAFDGNAKDGIDFYKNMLPAQ; via the coding sequence ATGTCTAATGAAGTCATCTTAAGCGTAAAAGATTTTTCCCTCTCTTATGAGGCAAAGTACTACCGCGCCCATAATGTGAGAGATCTCTTTGTCAGCATGCTTAAGAGTCCTATTAATTATTTTCTCAATGCCCCTGACCGCTTATTGGTCTTGAGCAAAATTTCATTTGATGTAAAAAAAGGGGAACGAGTAGGCATTTTAGGGGCCAATGGCGTTGGGAAAACTTCTCTTTGCCGTTATCTTTCAAAAATTATTGCTTCAGATAAAATTCTGTTAAATGGCGAAGCACGCGCCATCTTTGAAACAGGACTTAATATTTATCCTGAGCTAACGGGACGTGAGAATGCCATTTTATTATGTGAACTGATGTATACCAACATTTCACGTCCTGAGAAAAAAGCTCTGGTAGAAGAAGCCATTCTTTTTAGCGATCTTAAAGATTTTGCCAACGTTCCTTTAAAAAATTACAGCAAGGGAATGAAGGCGCGCCTTTTCTTATCTCTTTTGACGGCCAAAACATCAGACTTAATTATTCTCGATGAGGTCCTAGGTGGGACCGATCAGTTTTTTGCAGAGAAATTAAATTCCAGAATTAATAAAATGATTGAAGGAAGCGGAGCCTCGATAATCGTCTCTCACAACCTCGATGAAGTGTCCCTTCTTTGCAATCGAGTGATCGTTTTATCTGACAGATCCATCGCCTTTGATGGAAATGCTAAGGATGGCATCGACTTTTATAAAAATATGCTCCCCGCTCAATAG
- a CDS encoding glycosyltransferase yields the protein MKYSIIIVTYNRQKELVQCLESIRKSPTSHSFEVVVVFNGDRTNIERFSRIYKDYSFHFIHKTTPAAARNFGVTKVRGEYLFFLDDDCTLPPDYFSHLNFDNGWDVLGGPDQTTKSASVFQKLTGEVLSSPLCMGPTYKRHTKTDRYSSDSSERELILCNLWMKTSLFHAEGFKFNTDLFRNEENFLLKELKEKGKILHYSPKIYVYHLRKENLEKLGAAVIKSGECRVLNFVTLPNRKELIYFLPLVSFLSFLWLVFHPQSFLIFVFAIYALTVALYNAVVWKSFSFKYIFMHYFILGAYAIGLSKGLWKFGPIFYNNFKENRSFINESSSK from the coding sequence ATGAAATATAGTATCATCATCGTGACCTACAACAGGCAAAAGGAGCTTGTTCAGTGTCTGGAATCCATTCGAAAAAGCCCAACTTCACATTCGTTTGAAGTTGTTGTTGTTTTTAATGGCGATCGCACAAACATTGAAAGATTTTCGCGAATCTACAAAGACTACTCTTTTCATTTCATTCACAAAACGACACCTGCCGCTGCCCGCAACTTTGGCGTGACAAAGGTCCGCGGTGAGTACTTATTTTTCCTCGATGACGACTGCACTTTGCCTCCTGATTACTTTTCGCACCTAAATTTCGACAATGGGTGGGATGTTCTTGGTGGCCCAGATCAAACAACAAAGAGTGCTAGCGTTTTTCAAAAACTCACTGGAGAAGTACTCTCTTCCCCACTTTGCATGGGGCCAACTTACAAGAGACATACTAAAACAGACAGGTATTCGTCGGATTCAAGCGAGCGCGAGCTGATTCTTTGCAACCTGTGGATGAAAACCTCACTTTTTCATGCAGAGGGCTTTAAATTCAATACTGATCTTTTTAGAAATGAAGAGAACTTTCTGCTTAAAGAGTTAAAAGAAAAAGGCAAAATTCTGCATTACTCTCCAAAAATTTATGTCTATCACCTGCGCAAAGAAAACCTGGAAAAGCTTGGAGCTGCCGTTATTAAAAGTGGCGAATGCCGCGTGCTTAATTTCGTGACTCTACCTAACCGCAAAGAGCTGATCTACTTTTTACCGCTAGTGAGTTTTTTATCTTTTCTCTGGCTGGTATTTCACCCTCAGAGTTTTTTGATTTTTGTCTTTGCTATTTACGCTCTGACAGTCGCTCTTTACAATGCCGTCGTCTGGAAGTCATTTAGCTTCAAGTACATTTTCATGCACTATTTTATTCTTGGTGCCTATGCAATTGGACTTTCAAAAGGTCTATGGAAATTCGGTCCGATTTTCTACAATAACTTTAAAGAAAACAGGTCATTCATCAACGAATCAAGCAGCAAGTAA
- a CDS encoding type IV pilus modification PilV family protein: MKDSKRKPGFTNLKSRQLGFGLVEVLVSIGILGVVGLAVISQQKLSTKSVTEISSEAEINNIFRRVISEISDEAVCSTTNNFLGKNPNNTAQTALYTATGTAFLQENGNYGLTGTGASTTSQGQIQVTDIRTVANGVNEMILKVSFQRKGAGLLTFTTPTVTKELPLNTILDASGNITSCFGNFDQIAKNAVNLACQGNAAKYDAPTAANPYGTCTHNNLDITNTAAGCPDGQYIKAVTTSSGRTEYTCASLNHACPTGQFVTGYDNAGNVKCGYALKPCAAGSVLLKNSAGAYTCTAVDCTIYGIFYAFAGFNANGGIICREIGFQRNCGANNFSRQVNANGDVDCNAMALNARTCPEGQRITGVDSAGTPTCAAFINLPASCNAGEAMRGIDANGNPICDRVYRLMRCNGTGSSHNDKHCTDAGGYVANMGGSNSMCVFNGSSCPSGWARCSQWGYQYTTSCTDISNTYYCDANRQTRYAVPYGGSGNWQDQPQNSTTCYSWNGYPNTSHACYASAYTSVTTNQTQVGCY, encoded by the coding sequence ATGAAGGATTCCAAAAGAAAACCGGGATTTACCAATCTTAAAAGCAGACAGTTAGGGTTCGGTTTAGTCGAAGTTCTAGTCTCAATAGGTATTCTGGGGGTTGTCGGGTTAGCCGTTATTAGCCAACAAAAGTTGTCAACCAAATCAGTCACTGAGATTTCTTCCGAAGCTGAGATTAATAATATATTTCGAAGAGTTATTTCTGAAATTAGTGACGAAGCTGTTTGTTCGACTACGAATAATTTTCTTGGAAAAAATCCCAACAATACAGCTCAAACGGCCCTCTATACTGCAACCGGTACAGCTTTTTTGCAGGAAAATGGAAACTACGGATTAACAGGAACTGGAGCAAGCACCACTTCACAAGGGCAAATTCAAGTAACAGATATCAGAACTGTTGCAAATGGTGTTAACGAAATGATTTTAAAAGTCAGCTTCCAAAGAAAAGGAGCTGGGCTTTTAACTTTTACAACTCCCACTGTTACAAAAGAGCTTCCTTTAAATACGATCCTGGATGCATCTGGGAATATCACATCGTGTTTTGGTAACTTTGATCAAATTGCAAAAAATGCAGTTAACCTTGCCTGTCAGGGTAATGCAGCTAAGTACGATGCTCCAACTGCAGCCAACCCATATGGTACTTGTACACATAACAATCTAGACATCACCAACACAGCTGCGGGATGCCCTGATGGACAATACATTAAAGCCGTCACGACTTCATCAGGGAGAACGGAATACACTTGCGCCAGCTTAAATCATGCCTGCCCTACTGGCCAATTTGTTACAGGATATGACAACGCTGGAAATGTGAAATGTGGTTACGCTTTAAAACCATGTGCCGCAGGTTCTGTCCTTCTTAAAAATTCGGCGGGCGCTTATACATGCACAGCAGTTGATTGCACTATCTACGGTATCTTTTATGCTTTTGCAGGTTTTAATGCAAACGGTGGAATTATTTGTAGAGAAATTGGTTTTCAACGCAATTGTGGTGCTAATAATTTTTCAAGACAAGTTAATGCAAATGGAGATGTCGACTGCAATGCTATGGCCCTAAATGCTAGAACGTGTCCAGAAGGTCAACGAATTACAGGTGTTGATTCTGCTGGAACCCCAACATGTGCAGCTTTTATTAATTTACCAGCTAGCTGTAATGCAGGTGAAGCGATGAGAGGTATTGATGCAAATGGGAATCCTATTTGTGACCGAGTTTATCGCTTAATGAGATGTAATGGAACTGGTTCTTCACACAATGATAAACACTGTACTGATGCTGGTGGATATGTAGCCAACATGGGTGGAAGTAATAGTATGTGTGTCTTTAATGGTAGCTCTTGTCCTTCAGGATGGGCCCGTTGCTCACAATGGGGCTATCAATACACTACTTCTTGTACAGATATTTCCAACACATACTACTGCGATGCTAACAGACAAACAAGATATGCTGTTCCTTACGGTGGTAGTGGTAACTGGCAAGACCAGCCCCAAAACTCCACAACATGTTACTCATGGAATGGTTACCCGAACACAAGCCATGCTTGCTATGCCTCGGCTTATACATCTGTAACAACTAATCAAACCCAAGTAGGATGTTACTAA
- a CDS encoding SGNH/GDSL hydrolase family protein produces the protein MKEKLKTISFYTIQLFICAIILELTCNLFLQHSTNPLYRARKILQYDFDLGWMQKPNLKTTFEKQPVLTNDNGFRLPKNNNQSTDVQILTLGPSSAFGWGVANEDTYTSIIGEKLKLNPLNASGIGHSILQGQKMWQKVSPLLHPQYAVIAYGVNDLDKFRFFDSEPVNDLTFFSQGPYGLAIDKMQLPTDFASSLSLVLRQIEHSINCEKLVNSAQRVEWKDYENALTAMTNEMKEKNITPIIINTPFLLKHKNSLFSKTLIENTYLEMKNLARNKKCKEAQEKLKFAKTLEPDNINISVIEFNGFLKKFCEEKKLKCIDSWSLLVNSSATNNFYDPVHPSAKGHKLIADEIVKLIQQKN, from the coding sequence ATGAAAGAAAAATTAAAAACAATTAGCTTCTACACTATCCAACTTTTTATTTGTGCTATCATTCTCGAGCTTACCTGTAATCTTTTTCTACAACACTCTACAAATCCCCTTTATCGAGCAAGAAAAATTTTACAATACGATTTTGATCTTGGCTGGATGCAGAAACCTAACTTAAAAACAACTTTTGAAAAACAACCTGTGCTTACTAATGATAATGGGTTTCGCCTTCCTAAAAATAATAATCAAAGTACCGACGTTCAAATCCTCACTCTCGGCCCATCCTCTGCTTTTGGCTGGGGGGTTGCAAATGAAGACACCTACACTTCTATTATTGGTGAAAAACTAAAACTTAATCCACTCAATGCTTCAGGAATCGGTCACTCAATACTTCAGGGGCAAAAGATGTGGCAAAAAGTTTCTCCTCTTCTACATCCTCAGTATGCAGTGATCGCTTACGGTGTTAACGACTTGGACAAATTTCGTTTCTTTGATTCAGAACCAGTTAATGACCTGACTTTTTTTTCACAAGGGCCTTATGGACTTGCCATCGACAAAATGCAACTACCAACTGATTTTGCTTCATCTTTGTCACTTGTTTTAAGGCAGATTGAACACTCAATAAATTGTGAAAAGCTTGTCAACTCTGCTCAAAGAGTTGAGTGGAAAGACTATGAAAATGCTTTAACTGCTATGACCAATGAAATGAAAGAAAAAAACATTACACCTATTATTATCAATACACCATTTTTGTTAAAGCATAAGAATTCCCTTTTCAGTAAAACACTAATTGAAAACACTTACCTAGAAATGAAAAACCTTGCGCGCAATAAAAAATGTAAAGAAGCTCAGGAAAAATTAAAATTTGCAAAAACACTAGAACCAGATAATATCAATATTTCTGTTATTGAATTTAATGGTTTTTTAAAGAAGTTTTGTGAAGAAAAAAAATTGAAATGTATTGATAGTTGGTCTTTATTAGTTAACTCATCTGCAACTAATAACTTCTACGACCCAGTCCACCCTTCAGCTAAAGGCCATAAATTAATAGCCGATGAAATTGTAAAACTAATTCAGCAAAAAAATTAA
- the hemW gene encoding radical SAM family heme chaperone HemW, whose translation MSNPVSSLYLHFPFCRHLCNYCDFYKKVPTDRTNDLAGFHEYMESAAVEHEKLMKTNGCSWAPLKTLYIGGGTPSLWGSEGSAFLQSLLKKHHITIAPDCEFTLEVNPGSWDKESLALWEKAGVNRYSLGIQSLQKEAIKYLDRVHSIEDVYETLQFFKDKKANFSMDFMLGLPYSQEMKRDVIGELKKALEYNPSHFSVYILTVKDNYTHYKALPSEEWIEDEFMKVAEFLKSQGFVHYEVSNFAKPGFESKHNLNYWKSESVAAVGPSATGFLKEARLRYKWKTKEAKVELEELDEEAFRLEKVYMAMRSFEGVSPSWFKDEQAFLGLADKWNKHGWAALENDGKVRLTSRGYLLLDSLMNDLFSLKLL comes from the coding sequence ATGTCTAATCCCGTTTCATCCCTCTATCTCCATTTTCCATTTTGCAGACATTTATGTAACTATTGCGACTTTTATAAAAAAGTTCCTACCGATAGAACAAATGACCTTGCTGGCTTTCATGAATATATGGAAAGCGCAGCAGTAGAACATGAAAAGCTGATGAAAACGAACGGGTGTTCGTGGGCACCGCTTAAGACTCTTTACATTGGAGGCGGAACACCTTCTTTGTGGGGAAGTGAAGGTAGTGCTTTTTTGCAAAGCTTACTAAAAAAACACCACATCACAATAGCGCCAGATTGTGAGTTCACTCTGGAAGTGAATCCGGGGAGCTGGGATAAAGAAAGCCTGGCCCTTTGGGAAAAAGCAGGCGTGAACCGCTACTCATTAGGAATTCAGTCTCTCCAAAAAGAAGCGATTAAATACCTCGACCGCGTTCATAGTATTGAAGACGTTTACGAGACGTTGCAATTTTTCAAAGACAAAAAGGCCAACTTCTCAATGGATTTTATGCTGGGACTTCCATACTCCCAAGAAATGAAGCGAGATGTAATTGGTGAACTTAAAAAGGCCCTGGAATATAATCCATCACACTTTAGTGTTTATATCTTAACGGTTAAAGATAACTACACCCACTACAAGGCCCTGCCGAGTGAAGAGTGGATTGAAGACGAATTCATGAAAGTGGCAGAGTTTTTAAAATCGCAAGGTTTTGTTCATTACGAAGTTTCTAATTTTGCAAAACCTGGTTTTGAATCAAAGCACAACTTGAATTATTGGAAGTCAGAGTCAGTCGCAGCTGTCGGCCCTTCAGCAACGGGATTTTTAAAAGAGGCAAGGCTTCGCTATAAATGGAAAACGAAAGAGGCGAAAGTCGAACTTGAAGAATTAGACGAAGAAGCTTTCCGCTTGGAAAAAGTTTATATGGCCATGAGATCTTTTGAAGGAGTTTCTCCCTCGTGGTTTAAGGATGAACAGGCGTTTTTAGGATTAGCAGATAAGTGGAATAAACACGGATGGGCTGCTCTTGAAAATGATGGCAAGGTGAGGTTAACAAGCAGAGGTTACTTGCTGCTTGATTCGTTGATGAATGACCTGTTTTCTTTAAAGTTATTGTAG
- a CDS encoding SUMF1/EgtB/PvdO family nonheme iron enzyme, translating into MSKKTITITSIIIVLIVVIASAYFFYFNPQVCPVGYVEFDGALSRVCVAKYEMRKGANGQAVSQPQGLPWTMVKLKEAIAACQKNGERYDLISNEIWTLVARDIASVPENWSSGAEYVGRLNVGHANKSPNAPLAASTNDQDACFGLTEKCSQSVWSFFRRTHVLPNNVVIWDLSGNVAEWIKDTSPLLNTDNHVAFSLVKFNNPPFSRFGPTTNCDNPELSNMFCGFGAFKNAKVAHKNGICRGGHWEQGSPDVSGVFATAINLNIWDRDKHLGFRCVYRPLEGITSVRDLITRLRN; encoded by the coding sequence ATGAGTAAAAAAACAATTACCATTACTTCTATTATCATCGTCTTGATCGTCGTCATCGCAAGCGCATATTTCTTCTATTTCAACCCACAGGTTTGCCCTGTCGGATACGTTGAATTCGACGGCGCACTTTCAAGAGTCTGTGTTGCTAAATACGAAATGAGAAAAGGGGCCAATGGCCAGGCCGTCTCTCAACCTCAAGGCCTTCCATGGACGATGGTCAAACTTAAGGAAGCTATCGCTGCTTGCCAAAAAAATGGTGAGAGATACGATTTGATCTCAAATGAAATTTGGACTCTTGTCGCAAGAGATATTGCTTCAGTTCCTGAGAATTGGAGTTCTGGGGCCGAGTATGTCGGTAGGCTAAATGTTGGGCATGCGAACAAATCACCTAATGCACCACTGGCTGCGAGCACTAATGATCAGGATGCTTGTTTTGGTTTAACTGAAAAATGCTCTCAATCTGTGTGGAGCTTTTTTAGAAGAACTCACGTACTTCCAAACAATGTTGTTATCTGGGATTTGTCGGGTAACGTTGCTGAGTGGATTAAAGACACTTCGCCACTTTTAAACACGGATAACCATGTTGCCTTTAGTTTAGTAAAATTCAACAATCCGCCTTTTTCTCGTTTTGGACCGACTACTAATTGTGATAACCCTGAACTTTCGAATATGTTCTGTGGGTTTGGTGCTTTTAAGAATGCCAAAGTTGCACACAAAAATGGAATTTGCAGAGGTGGGCATTGGGAGCAGGGAAGTCCTGATGTTTCTGGGGTTTTTGCGACGGCGATTAACCTGAATATTTGGGATAGAGATAAGCATCTTGGGTTTAGATGTGTGTATAGGCCGCTTGAAGGGATTACTTCTGTGAGGGATTTGATTACTAGATTGAGAAATTAA
- a CDS encoding ABC transporter permease → MKQLEKLLFLTYFQMRSKYRKTLAGFVWVIAYPIISFIIQATVFDKILKLNIQNYPLFLLSGLLPWVFISQSVTSFASSLVHSREVLLTFKVHPNYIIGANVLDNFFNYLVATLILIVALMGLGMMSFSLPQLVLFLLSTLVLLVFGFVLTMIISFLHVFYRDIQFVSTFLLGLAFFVTPIFYSRDYLEASFPWILKINLFYPLIALFQNSLYELNTEAWLSYMGISLAIVAGLGLMLAFLFNRKMKDFYINV, encoded by the coding sequence ATGAAACAGCTAGAAAAACTGCTCTTTCTTACTTACTTTCAAATGCGTTCAAAGTACCGCAAAACTTTGGCCGGATTCGTATGGGTTATTGCTTATCCCATTATCAGTTTTATTATCCAGGCAACTGTCTTTGATAAAATCTTAAAACTCAATATTCAAAATTACCCGTTGTTTTTGCTCTCTGGGCTTTTGCCTTGGGTTTTTATCAGTCAAAGTGTGACATCTTTTGCAAGTTCTCTGGTTCACTCGAGGGAAGTTCTCCTCACTTTTAAAGTTCATCCCAATTATATTATTGGGGCCAATGTCCTGGATAATTTTTTTAATTACCTGGTGGCCACTTTGATTCTAATCGTTGCCTTAATGGGGCTTGGAATGATGAGTTTTTCTTTACCGCAATTAGTACTTTTCCTATTGAGTACTTTAGTCCTTTTAGTGTTTGGTTTCGTCTTAACGATGATTATTAGTTTTCTTCACGTTTTTTATAGAGACATCCAGTTTGTTTCGACTTTTCTCCTGGGACTCGCTTTTTTCGTAACGCCCATTTTTTATTCGCGCGACTATTTGGAGGCAAGTTTCCCTTGGATTTTAAAGATCAATCTTTTTTATCCTCTAATCGCTCTCTTTCAAAATTCTCTTTATGAATTAAATACAGAAGCCTGGTTAAGTTATATGGGAATCAGCTTGGCGATTGTTGCTGGTCTTGGACTTATGCTGGCCTTTCTTTTTAACAGAAAAATGAAGGATTTTTACATCAATGTCTAA